In Scomber japonicus isolate fScoJap1 chromosome 20, fScoJap1.pri, whole genome shotgun sequence, the genomic window GAAAATTACCTAAAATATGAATTACTGTAACCTCAAttacaattaaagctgcaagcagcgttaACGGGTCCTCGCACCCCTCACACCTTGGGCCGCACTGCAGTCTGCAGGTTTGCACAGCGGGCACGGTGATGTCTTTGCATCCGGGGTTTcattgaacattgtgtgatggggttAAACGACACTTCCTGTGTTCACTATGTGGCGCTAGAGAACACCCACCAATCATATGTCAAAGTTTCTAGATCCGCCCCTGCAGCCTTTTAAGATAAGATCATCCTGTATTAGTCTATGATGGAGAAATCTACATATATAGAAGGAAAGTGAGTCGAAATCCACATGTGAATTTACATTCGGATGTTTCAGATTAATCAGACTTCAAGTCTTTATTATAATGTTGAATAGAAAAGAAACAAGTGACTTTTATATGAGTTTTATacactgaaacatcacaacCTTTACAGAGAGTAAACACATCCTGAAGAGTAACATGACACCATCTGACCTGACTGACTTTCCCCGTTAGACCAGTCAGACTTTGTACTTTGATACGAGTGAACTTTAactgtcatttttcatcagtGATTCAATGAGGAAACAgcagcctgcacacacacaggaccgATGAAGAAGAGATTAGGGTGTCTGCAACACCACACCCAGCAGGTACAAGGAAACTAATAATGTCTTGCATGCTTGGTTTTCCCCCACTTACCATCAGAATGTAGTACAAAGACATTCTTGATTTattgccagacacacacaaacagaattatttttttctaattacaTCCTCATTCCTGTTTTGACAGCAGTTTCTGTCTTTAATCAGACATCAGAATAACAGTCTTAATCCTTCACAATCCTTTTTGATTCACCTCATTTACCTCGCAAATTTACTAGCTGCATCATAAACCATATTTTTGCTTTATGATAATAATGCAGTACTTGAATGCTTGTTTGACATGAAACTTTTTCCACACTTATTTCTGAAGTATAGAAGCATATACTAGCCTTGTTTACAATAGCTTCACTTTGTCCTGTTGTCTTGGTTCATATGAGTTATACTAACCTGTGGAGTTTCACACATTCAGGGTTTCTCACTATTCTTGTTATTGAAGCACAGATGCTGGCACAGACAGTGTTGGCAATGattcatacaaaacaacactgatgcatGCGAATGAGGATACAGAAATGTCAGCCTTACCGTCACCTGGTAGTCTTCTTCCTGGAgacataataaaatgaatgattgccAAATTGACCTCAGTCCGACCCTCTAGGGGGGTCTGGCCCTCCTTTGAAGGCATTTACTCAGGAGCTTTACATGGTGATGAATGTGGAGGTGAAAATGAAGGCCCATCACCTTCAGTTCAGCAAGTAAAGtccatttaattttatattgtgtactgtgtgtatagTTTATGTCACTATTTAGTTTTAAACAATTAATGCATGTAATATGTCATATTGTATGGAAACACACttaaaaagacaagaaactGTTGCCTTATTTCATTGTGTGACCAGACACTTCACCTGGTGACCAGTCAGATCATGACGATGGGAACCAACAGGAGTTTGCCCCAAATTGTGGCAGCAGTGACACAGAAGAGGCTCCACATGCTCCTCATCCCAAACTGTACCAACTGCAGGGTATTTAACCTAATCATTGTTAAGATCATCAAGGAAAGCCTCAACAAACATTAATGACACTCCAGTTGGATTACTAAAATTACATTCTAGGCACTGATGTAAGACTAGAttaaaggtttttcttttttgtacaaTGTCTGAtaactgtttaatatttaagtgtactttaaGTGAACTTAAGAGACACTGTAAGCACTAATATCAGGCAGGATTGAGGATTGTTActatattttttcccccacaactTTTGAACAGTGTATACCATACTGTGAAATTACTGACATAGAAATAAACAGTTTTGGCATCAATActgtatcatttattattatttagagtcTAGATCTGGTACCACCCCATTTGAGAAAAGCTGCCCTCATGGCTGGACTGTAGAATTTGATATGATCAGTTTTCTGTGACTATCTCATTGTCTTCCTGTGCTGGTGGGTCCCGTTCCCAGTGTGAAAGCTATTTTctctatacatacatacagtgccTATAAAGTATTCACCCCCTTGGATGTTTTccacttttattgcttttatgaattgaatcatggtcaatgtaatttggcttttaaaaaaaacacaataaaaacctCTTCAgtgtaaaagtgaaaacagatttcttaAATATAAGAAGTAAAATAAGtgattgcataaatattcaCCCCCTTCAAGTCAGAACTGTCACTGTTGGTTAATGATTGTTATTAACTTGTGTATCTTTTTAACATCATTTGCACATCACTTTGTACAAGAAACAATAGATTTGTGACAATATATAGCCAAAGGTTGAACAtgttgtgtgtaaaataaatttGTACAAAGTAACATTGACCTAATAATGTATTGGTGCCATATTGACCCAAACTGGGTAGAATTCTGTGATTTTTAGATCTATTGTGTAGGACTAGATGTTACTTTCCCTTAGTTACACACATGAGGACTGTGTTGGATGGTCCAGTGAGTGATGGCATCCTCTGGGTTGTCAGTGggctctttcttcctctgtgtttcaCTGATAGGCCCACAACACCTCCAGAGGGCTCAGCAGTGAATCACCTACTAGATGCCATCTACTCACTTGGGGCCAGGTGGAGTCCTCTCTCTTAATCTGCAGCCACTGGCTCCCCACTGCAGCGGCCCTTGAGAGGTCTCTGACTGCCTGTCGGACCTTCCCTCACACTCCCATCTCCTGGAGTAGCTTTGATGTTGATGTGGCTGAGAACCCTCTACAGCCTATTTCAGCCTCATTGTTGTCCATCAGCTGCCAGCTCTGTGTACCTCAGCTTCTTGTAGGCCTCCTCCACTGCATCCTCCCAGGACACAGTGAGGCCAACCATAGTATGGGGTCTGGTCTGAAGTTTGTTGACACAATCGCAGCTAGGAAGCAGAGCCTCTGGCCTAGGTCTGCCACCAGCTTCCAGTTGTGTACTCCACTTAGCCCTCCAGCATCCAGTCTTGAAGTGGCAAGTCTGGCCTGACTTTAGCCTTCCTGGACAAATGCTGTGGCTGGTCAGCAGGAggtgggggggaggaagggtgTTGACATATGTCAGCTGCCTTTCCAGCACTGCTGGAAGACATCGTAGCACCTGGTTGTGCCAGCTGGTGTAAACCCACCAATGACAGCTTCAGCCCCCATAATGCAGTACTGGGTGTATCAGTGTTGGAGAAGAGGCCTACAATGGTTTCATCTGTTCCTGTGCTGAGGAGAAGAGGGTCTGAGGTTAGATTATTAACTTTCACCCTGTTCCACAGGACGCTCTGAATCCAGTGACATATGATCAGGTCAATGTTCGTGTCTAAAAGTTTGATAAAGAGTTTGAACTGAAGTCAGTGAACAGGATGTGAAGGTGTTTTGTGATTCCAAGCATTGCAGGGTGTGGTGGAGTGCTTTGGTTTCTGCAGCCTCAACTAACCGGTTGACTAACTAAACAAACTGATGGCTCCATCAGTGGTTACGTGCAATAATTCAAGTGTAACAGAATGATTGTTCTAATGTTTTCATGGGAGCAGGCTTTAGGGAAACTGGTCTGAATACCATTGAATAGAGTCATCCTTGATGACTTTGGCACAGGAATGATGGACTGGtaatttgtactttttatttgtgtgtacacatacacgACTGTTGAGATTCACGGTACGACATAAAAGTTTCCCCACCAATGTTGAAACAGACCTACGACTTATATTattaactttaacatttaagGTAGTTATTAAGGGAAATGTTTCCAGTTAAGACTTCTTGGTTGGATTCCTTCAATATAAATCACTTCAAATTGTTTCTCAagctttacttttcttttttcctttttgtttttaatgtgacaAGTTAAAAGGATAATACACTAATGGTCTGTAATGAGATAAAAATGTTGTGATGACAAAGATTTCATAAGTTGTTTCAAGGTGATTTAAAAACAACTCATATTACCCAGAGACACAGCACACCTGCCACACAACACGCCCACTACCTGCTCACACTGGTGAGGTTCAGGCATGAGGAGTGATTATGTAGGATTAGGTAGAATCTTTGGGATATAAATACAGCTCAGACACATCAGAGCATACAGACTGAGTGATATCAAGATTTTCTTCACATCACCTCAGCAGAACTCTGACGATGAAGGTAAGTTTGAGACTTTATACACCTGACTGAATTCATATTGATCAGGCCTTTCAGTTTGTTAGAGGATGTGTTGACCAGGGATCCATaatcatttcaattttaattttaagaGAAACAGTTGCTTAAAGTACGGGTTCACAGTTTTGAAAGGGGAACTGAACTGTTCTTTAACATCTTCTGTTTCATGtgtgctgttgtgtttctgttgcagctGGTTTCAGTCTTCCTCGTCCTCCTGGCTCCAGCGTTGACCTGCAGCTACCGTCTGTATCTCCCGCTGGACTGCACTGACATCCGTAACAATGATAAAAGCCGACCCAGTGGAGTGTACACCATCTATCCCATCGGAGCCACGTCTGCTGTACAGGTAcacttcatcctctctctccctgtcctgtactgataaataaaggcgtctatgacaacaaaatctttaaaaagtaaaaaaattataataataactgtaaaacagaaagaaagtagCATCGTCAAACCATACAACCAATAAGTCAAACagcaaaaagcaataaaatatacGTCACCAAAACCTGCGCTGCAAAAACAGACGGACCAAGAAATGtaggtgtgtgaatgttttcatgtgaaagagTCCTAGAGTCTGTTTGAATCAAAACTCATCAGCGTCTGTATTCACAGTTCAGTAATCACTGCTACCAAGCAGCATCTTGTGGTCTTATTGATTTTACCAAAGATTTaactgcttttaatttgaaacagaTACAGGAAGTGGTGGCATTCGGCCAACCAATGGtataacttcatcactcagtcagttcTTCTGATATTCCAGTGCTTTGCATTGTGGGACACAGTAGGTGAGGTAGACTGGTCAGATGCATACTGGAGAGTATTGTTGGCATTCTGCACATGTTGCTTTTGTTAGCATTCTGCATGCTAACAAGCTTTTTGGACCATTTTGGCTCCACGGGACAAATTTCATACATTTGACTCAGTAATGACACTTCAAATCAAAGCTTGATAGGAATCAAATGGTTTTATCAGCACATGtcttatttaatcatttagaCAGAGTAAATTTGACATTCTAAATTcattttttctgcatttaaaaaactcattttagtATAATTATCTGAAATcctttgtttaaaaacacatcaactaGAGATTAATCAAGGAGGCAGGTACATTTCAGACCAATCATATCATGGAAATACTACTACTGAGTCCAATAAAGTAAGGATGAGTCTAAACATTGAAAAACTCTAGACTTCAGATCACTTTATCATTGATGAACCTGACAAAGAGGATTATATCATTTTGAAACAGTACTTTGccttaaaaatcattaaattgtCTGTTAGTGTCAGCAGACAGAAGTCAACATAAAATTCCTGAAGAAACTGTGACTGGGAAACAGACACATTATTCCTCCTCCTGACACTCTGGAGACGAGCTTTATGTTTTACTATGAGTTGGGTTCACTGACGTGGACTTTACAATACAATCTGATGCTGCTGAAGCTGGTGTATCTCTCCTCCACTGAACAACAACACTGGAGGCTCTGAGACACACTAACAGATTTCCTGGAGGTTGCATCttgttaaaagtattttttttaaatgaccaccagcacacttattagagggtctgaatttagagattgagaccagaatgactcGTTGAAAACAAAGACTGActcagtatttctagagagaagttgagactTGTTGAATAggagtcagttggagcagcTAGCAGCTGTCAGTGACACTTTAAGGTGCTTCAGACTCAAGACGTGGTAgctgctgattggttgaatATAGTTTTAGTAAAGGATCATATTTActaatgagtgtgtttgtgtgtaggtgtactgTGACATGGACTCAGCAGGAGGAGGCTGGACGGTGAGTTTTTGAACAGAAGTCATCAAGTCACAGCTGAGTGGTTTTCAgtatgaacacttcctgtttgaccgtCATAATAACCCccaggtgttccagaggaggatGGACGGCTCGGTGAACTTCTACAGGCCCTGGGATCACTACAAGAAGGGCTTTGGTAGCGCTGCTGGAGAGTACTGGCTGGGTGAgaacagtcatgtgacttcatgaaactctctgttcattaaaacaaacaaactctgatgtgacttcatgtttgtgtgttttcaggcctgGAGAGTCTCTTCCATCTGACTCTGAGGAAAAAGGTCGAGCTTCGTGTCGACATGGAGGACTTCAGTGGGAACAAAGTGTTTGCTCGTTACTCCTCGTTCTCCATCGACCCAGAGTCCCACGGATACAGACTGCATGTGTCTGGATTCACTGATGGAGGAGCAAGTCAGTTACTGTTAGCAGTTAGTActtctgtttgtctgatgtttggtTTCCACATGGAGACACTGAGGATTTCTGTCCTTATATTGGATTAATTGTGTGATTCCTTCAGCTAAAGACAGATTCACAAAGATTTTCAACTCAGTAACAACAAATCTGTGttctgctcatgttttattaattacatgaagctttggtttttataaacacatttaaaggaaaaatgtaaatgagcccCAGCAggtttcaggtgtttttatCTCTTCAACCTTTTACAGTTCTTGTCTACATGACATACTGCATGTTAtgttacagtagcagcagcagatgcagtactagtagtactggAAGTATTTGTACAAGTGGTGGCCGTagcagtagtactgtattagtagtgaCAGTTGTAGTATTAAtagttatataacattatataatatggtgtcattagcagcagtgttgtgatcatacacttgttgttttcttgtgtttctgtaggAGACTCCCTGAGTGTTCACAACGGACAGAAGTTCTCCACCTTCGACAAAGACCAGGACTCTCACAGCAGCATTAACTGTGCCAGACAGTTCCTGGGGGCGTTCTGGTACTACAACTGTCACGATTCAAACCCTAACGGTGTTTATCGCTGGGGGGCTGATGCCACTATCAATGCTGTAGGAGTGGAGTGGCAACACTGGAAGGGTAATAACTACTCCCTG contains:
- the LOC128381073 gene encoding microfibril-associated glycoprotein 4-like is translated as MDSAGGGWTVFQRRMDGSVNFYRPWDHYKKGFGSAAGEYWLGLESLFHLTLRKKVELRVDMEDFSGNKVFARYSSFSIDPESHGYRLHVSGFTDGGARDSLSVHNGQKFSTFDKDQDSHSSINCARQFLGAFWYYNCHDSNPNGVYRWGADATINAVGVEWQHWKGNNYSLKTISMKIRPVQ